Sequence from the Saccopteryx bilineata isolate mSacBil1 chromosome 6, mSacBil1_pri_phased_curated, whole genome shotgun sequence genome:
CCTTTCTTCCAGTGAAATTTACAGAGCCCCCAAGTATGAAACGGGGCACCCATGTGTTGGCACAGATGTTCCCGTTCTCTCCCTCTGTTGGGGGCACCACCACCCCCAATCTCTCCTGGAAATTCTAGGAATCCACAGAACGAACTTGAAAATCATGTCACGATGGCAGGAGCGAAGATATGTTTGcagtgctgggggtgggaggtgggggtgggcccCTCCTTCAGAGCCGCAGTTAGCCCCCAGCTGTGGGGTCTCTGGCCTCCACTGCTCTTGGTAGATGCAAACGGGTGGGAGGCCCCGCCCCTCGTGGGTGTAACCTACCCTTTCCTGCTCCTCCGCCTATTGGCCCGTTCTTTAGGCGGCCTACAGCCGTCATTCTGATTTCACACCTGACTTTGTCACTCCTTAAATTCCCTCCATGGCTCCCCATCCCTCGTGAGCACTCAGGTCTTACCTGACGCTGTGCCTGCATCCTTGCGGGCCTTCTCTACCACTCCCCAGGGACACCTGCTGGCTGGTCCACCCCCCCCTTCATCACGCCCCTTCTCAGCCACCGGCCACACTCCGCCTCCGGCACTGGATTCGGTGTGCAGGTCCCTTATGCTCCAGACACCTCCTCTCACTCCCTGcgtctcagccccagccccacctccctctctgctCCAGAGCTGGTGTTCAGCCTTCTCTGGGGCACCTCGTGAACTTTGgtctctgcttgtctttctcctCTGCTTGAATAGaaactccttgagggcagagaTGCGTTGGGGAAGGAGCTTTATGCATGTCCCCAAGTCCCAGCAGATACCTGACCATAAAGGGCACATaccatttgaatgaatgaattctcaAGTTGCCACAGTGCACCTGCGGAGATGTCGATGGCAGTTAATACGTAAATCAGCTCCAAGTTAGTAAAAAACGGAGGCTATTTCTCAAAGTCTCCTTGTTGCAAGCCTTTTataatgtgtttatttaaaaGAGTGCTCAGGTTTGCAAGGCGGGTGTTTGTTGAGGTGCTTCCCCTGTTCTGCGGAACTCTTTCTACCCAAGTGGGCGGGCTGTGGTTGTGTGAACAACACCACCGGACTCGTAATACAGGGGCTAGGTCAGAGTCACGGGAGGGGCGTGTATGTGCGAGGTTGTGCGTGTGACAGATGGCTGGGTCTCCTGATGAGCTGCTCACTTGAAAATTGTCTTTCTGCAGGTGATGTATCACCAATCAGTATGTCTCCCATCAGTCAGTCTCAGTTCATTCCACTCGGGGAAATCCTCTGCTTGGCCATCTCCGCAATGAACTCCGCACGAAAACCTGTCACCCAAGAAGCCCTGATGGAGCACCTGACCACGTGTTTCCCAGGTAACAGGAGAAGCATGTTGCACTTTCCAGACGGATGTGCGCCCTAGCTGTGCCGGAACTGCGAATGGACAGTTCctctcctgtttaaaaaaaaaaacaacaaaaaaacaatctttgCCAAAACTGACCAGAAACTTTTCTTTAGTTTTGTAATTAAACATAAAGGCACCCATGtaacttcaaaaataatttgCCTTCTTCAGctgtaatgtattttttaatgggcACTGAGAAAAAGGAAATTCAATAGGGATCCGTGAGGAATTCGGGCGGAAAGCACCGAGATTCCGTTCTACCTCTGCAACACAACTTTCGTTAAATACACCAGCATCGTGATTCACGCAAAGCGAGTCAGAAGCAACTGAAACTTTAATCCTAAGGGATTCGACTACAGAGAGCGTGATGGAAAAATAAGCATACCTTGCACGCTTAGGTCACGGCCCGATGAGTTTTAAGAATATGATAATTGGTAAGTTAGTTAAGAGCTCAtcgtaaaagaaaaaataaagtgttttctcttagctattataaaaagAAGACAGTAGCCCAGCTGCTGCGTGAACGGCATTCGATGCCTCTGGTGCTGGGAGCAGAGTGGGGGTGGTGATGAGCTTGAAGCCCGCGTGCCCAGTCTGGAGAGACGCAGCCCACGCACGGCTCAGCTGCAGGGTGCTATTCTCTTTCCCCCCAAAGCGGAGGGCCTTGCCAGACTTGCCAAATCTTCTCATTTTTCAAGAGAATCTGGAAATTCAATTTTAGGGGGCACCTCTAGATTGCCCTCCATATTGGCAGTTGTGTGCCGTGTACATTTTAATACGTGGATGCCAGTGACACACAGGTCAGATAAAAACACATGATTGGGCCGCCAGTTTCCCAGCTTGGTTTGGAGGCAACCTATACCTAGGTTGACATAGAGCTTACACGACACACAaacgccccccctcccccaccttttcGTTCAACCGAGAAGAGACATTAGTTGGCTGAATCAGTTTCCGTTTGCTACAAACAATCTTAGAACATGAGAGCCAGGCAACGGTAAACATTTACTTAGCTCCTGCGTCTGTGGCTTCTCCAGCACTCAGCTGATTCAGGCAGGTCCTAGCCAGCTGGCCCTGCTCCACCTGTGCCCCATCATCTCTGGAAAAGGGGGCAAGCAGAGTCTTACTCTGTGCATCGAGAGCCTGCCCGGTTGTGCCAGGGCTCTTCCACCTTTTGGTCTTGCCACGCCCACTAACATTTCATTGGCCAAACTCAAAGTCAGGGGTGGGGGGAACGCACCCGGTCCTggggagaaggcagacagactgtTTCTGAGTAAGTAGTAATTTACCATatcgagcccccccccccactctagtgatttttccttctttcagtTTTCCAGTTAATATGTGTGAAAGTACTGTCTAAAAACTCTGACAGGAACCCACTCTTGCAACTTATAAACTAACTTACGTTTCATAGCATATCATGATCTCTGAATGTTCTTCACTGTcggattatttgtctttctttattaaCTTCCAGGCAAACCCATTTCCTTTTGGTAGTCAGGTAAGAGAGGGGTCTGCTTGGATGGAAAACTTATCTTTGTCCTCGAAGCTCTAAAAATCCAAATTCCAGTGAACTTTCAGAGTGGAATCTGTAATTGATAGGACAtgcaaatgttaaaaaatatacatcACAACCCTGTCCCTTTCAGGTGACCCCTACAGATTTCTAGTGGAACCAATTGAAAATAGCAGTCACTAAACTAGGacttgcaaaataaaatgatcatCATCCATATCACTGACTTTCAGTCGAAGCTTTTGAAAATGCATGGGTAGAAGCAGGAAAAATAGTTTTAACAGGGAATATTCctagttttttctttattcaaataaaacagtATTTGATTCATATACTTGTAAATTCAAgacataaaaactttaaatagaaATTCTCTGTGgaaattctttcttattctttcatttgggaatAGAGAGCTTGTTCTTAATGGTAAGGAATGATTACATTGTCGTCATGATTCTCTAATTTTGTAAGGGTTCTAAGACCATCACTTGGAAGGCCTACAATCAGCAAATTCTAGAATAcagttaaatttttgttttacagtAATAGCTATTTTTTATAGATTAATATAGCAGCATAGTACACTCAATCATAAATTTGaaaatcctttttctcttttaacaccGATTGAATATATGCTCTCCTGTAAGATGCAGTCAGTTTTAGATGTGGGCGTGTCACCAGGATTGCTGTGCTGCACAACTGCAGGGGGCGCCAGTCCTGAGGCCGCAGTGGAAGCAGTGTCTCCTCTCAGGCACGGAGCTCTGTGGGAATTGTGACCCCGGAAGTTGTTCACCAGAAAGGCCTGGTTGTCAGGAGGGCTCAACAGCAGCTTTTTTgaattgctgtttttgttttatgctgtgtgttttgttttatgcCAGATCTCAAGAATTGCACAGATCTGGTTTGGGTTATATTACTATTTCAATTCAGAAACTCGcataaaatttgaggaaaaaaaaaccccacaaaaattcaTTCCTGCCTGCCTTGCAATCATTTGCAtaaaaacgtgtgtgtgtgtgtgtgtgtgtgtgtgtgtgtttctcaagAGTTGAGCCCAGACGAAAAGAAAAGCCTGCAGTCAGAAATTAAGCAGTTATATTAAATGATGCATTCTTCATGGGCATTGCTAGCTTTTCCACCTTGGTCCCTAAGGATGCCTTCTGAAGATGGCAACACAACGGGGTGTGCGTTACCTCATAGTTACGGCCTCTGTGTCCCCTTGAGAACTCCAGGCTGTTAGAGTGCGTCCCAGGCTCACCTTCCTAGTTTTGGAAGGATTGGGCCAGCCTGAACTTCTCAGCTTACTGAGCTGTTCTAAGTTGTATCCAATGTACTTTGAAGGTGATTTAGATCTCCCTGGGCCCTGACCCAAAGCTGAGACTACAGATAGCGAATATGTATGGAGAACtcactgtgtcaggcactgttgtGCATACGTTCAACTCACAAACAACCCTATGCCGGTAGGTGCTATTATGATCCACATTTTGATGATAGTAagtagaggctcagagaggttaaataagttGCCTGGGGCGATAACCAGCTATAGTGGTTTTCTAGAGCAGCCGTAACATAGTGCAGGTGGTTTAAACTACAGAGACATATTATATTGTcgtacagttctggaggctagaagtccaaaactGAGGTGTTAGTGGAGTTGCTTGGTTGTGCCTGGAGGCTGTGAGGGATGCACTTGTTCCAGGACTGTCTGCTGGGCCAGGAGCTGGCTGTCTTCTCCCAGAGCCTCTCCTCATGGTCTTctctctatgccaggggtccccaaactttttacacagggggccagttcactgtccctcagaccgttggagggccggactataaaaaaaactatgaacaaatccctatgcacactgcacatatcttattttaaagtaaaaaaacaaaacgggaacaaatacaatatttaaaataaaaaacaagtaaatttaaatcaagaaactgaccagtatttcaatgggaactatgggcctgcttttggctaatgagatggttaatgtgctcctttcattgaccaccaatgaaagaggtgccccttctggaagtgcagcgggggccggataaatggcctcagggggccgcatgtgtcccgcgggtcatagtttggggacccctgctctatgcctTTCTCTATGTTCACATTTCCCCTCACATGGTGGCACCGGTCATATCGGATTAGGGCCcgcctaatgacctcattttaacttgattatctCTATAAAGAACTTATCTCCAAGTAAGGTCCCATTCTGAAGGTTAGGACATCAGCATATGAATGGCAGAGGGTGGGGGTGTGATTCAACCCATAACATTGATTAACAGTGATGGGTTTCCGCCCACAGTCTGGCCCTGGAGCCCAAGCCTTCGGTCTCCACCGGAATTGTCATTTTTGTGGGTCAGACGTGGTTGAATTTTGGCAGCTTAAGTCAACCTGACCTGTTCCCAAATTACTGTCAAGCAACTCATGACATTTTGGTCAGCGACAGACCATCCATAGGATGGCGTTCCCGTAAGATTATAATGAAGCTGAATTTCCTGTAAGAAATGGATGATGGGAAGAGTAGGGTGTGTGTTTCAGGAGGAATTCTTTTTCTCTGACGGGATCAGTGCCTGTGGGGCTTGGCAGCAGGCTCCCTGTCACTCCAGCCCCTCAGCTCTGAGGGCACGGGTTATTACACCCAGGTCAGTCACCCGCTGACCTGTTCCGGCACAGGACagcccatcccccccccccccccaagcactgCACACAGGTCACGACACCCTCCCAGACCTAGCCTGACGGTCTTCAGAGAACATTGCTGTACATTCTGTGTTGAGGACCTGAGGTTCTGCGTAAAGGACGCAGGTTCACGGGAGCGACCTTACCTAGTGACATTCCACTGCCACTCTATGGAAGTTTTCCTGTGGGGGGGGTAGCTTTCCTGTGGGGCCAGCCTGTCCCTGGACTTTAGAAGTATTTTCAGGCAGTGGTGATATAAAGCATAGGTAAGTTTTCTTTCCTCCGTCAGTTCCGTGCCAGAGAGCCTTTTCTGTCAGATAGGGCTGATGGGAGCAAAAGCAAATTTCCAAAGTCAAAATACTGAGTACTCAGTTCTACACCATCTTCGTGTTAAACGCCCCCCACACCCCTTTTTTATGAGTAGCACAGAGTTCCTTGCTCTGACCCCTGCTTCAACATGCAGCAGCCACGCCGCACAGCCATCCCCTCTggccctttctctctccatcgtGCTTTCCTCTTGCTGCTGACCCGcaggccccttcccctcccccctgagCGCCACTCTGTGTGAGCCACGCCCCAGCCAGCTTCTCCCTGGTCCGCCCAGTCAGTcctgcccccagccctgtccACGGAGCAGCGCTGATGGCTTCCAGGCTCTGATTCTGACCCGCTTggaaggaagtggggggggggggaggctggcgGGGCGGTGTAATAACATCCACAGTGGGGCGCAGCAACGCCCTgggcccctggtcggcaaactgtggctcgggagccacatgcagctctttggccccttgagtgtggctcttccacagaagaccacgtgcgggcactacctcgataaggaatgtccctacctatatagtttaagtttaaaaaatttggctctcaaaagaaatttcaatcgttgtactgttgatatttggctctgttgactatgagtttgctgaccactgtcctaggccctcacactcactcaccactgactcacccagagcaacgTCGAGTCCTGTAAGCTCCATTCAAGGTAAGTGTAGGCAGATGgaccatttttaatttattttaataatttttttttatttttcaattacagttgacatacaatatatactagtttcaggtgtgtaACCCAGTGATTGGACATTATATAACTAAGTGATCAGCTCAATAAAtgtagtacccatctgacaccctACATGGTTATTACTATATTATCGGCTGTATTCCTATGCTGAACTTTACATCCCGTGACTATTCTGCAACTACTAATTTGCACTTCTTAaccccttcatttttttctatccattccccccaacctcctccctcttttACCTAATCCTCCAAacccctccccatttttttttatttttataaataaatttttagtaattttaatggggtcacatcaataaatcagggtacatatatttaaagaaaacatgtccaggttatcttgtcattcaattatgttgcatacccatcacccaaagtcagattgtcctccgtcaccttctatctagttttctttatttttatattttttataccatatttttactgtaccttctctatgttttgggggatttttttggagttttttgttgttgttttttacagggacagagagagagagagagggatagatagggacagacaggaacggagagagatgagaagcatcaatcatcagtttttcattgctgttgcaacaccttaattgttcattgattgccttctcatatgtgccttgaccgtgggccttcagcagaccgagtgaccccttgctctagccagtgaccttgggtccaagctggtgagctttttgctcaaaccagatgagcccgcactcaagctgacgaccttggggtctcaaacctggtcctccgcatgcatcccagtccgacgctctatccactgcacctgccgcctggtcaggcccttctctATGTTTAGATAGACAAAGATTTAGCAGTGTGACAGttacagtattcagtacagtaacatgtTGTACAGGTTGGTATCCTGGGAGCAATAAGCTAGACCATACAGCTGGGGTGTGTAGTAGGCTGTGCCATCTAAGTTTGTGTAAGTGCAGGCAGCGATGTTCTCATGATGACGAAAACGCCTAACATTACATTTCTCAGCCTGTATTCCTATAGTGCAGTGATGCGTGACTATATATCATTCAGGTCCATCTTATAATATCGTCACCCGTCATGTGCCTGGCCACGAGGAATAAAGAACACTCAGGAAATAAAGTAAATACACTACAGCCTGGAGAATTTATACTTTCTTAAGTATGCGTACTCTTAATTCTGTGTCTTAAGGTAGACGGGGCATGAACATGCCCACGAAACCCTTTGAAAACGGTTTTGGTTCCTGTACAAAAGAGTATCTGATTTCCCTGGGAAATTTCTAACCTGGCATGAGTGTATTTCTTAGGGCTTTCTGGTTATGAGTTGGGAAAATCACCTTCTTCCTGCAACTTATGCCAAGAAGAGGAAGGATCTGACCTGAAATCCACCAGGGCTATAATCACATTCATAATTGAAGGTGATGATTTCAAAATTGGAGAGTGCTACATCATAAACAATGGTCAAGTCCCGTTGCCCTTTTatctaatttataaaattcagtTCGTTAAGTAaactaaatctttaaaaaatgtttagaacaGTTCCAAGTAGATGTGGTAGCctctatatattttagatttgttTTTCAATACCAAGATGGCTACTTAACCCTATTTCCCTAGATGATTTTATTGAAaaagtcttctttaaaaaaaaaaagaaaaagtcttctttgttcatttgtatcgtatcatgtaaaacattttttatttcttccctcatttaaaaatattctgtcttTAATGATTCAGTTCAGTAAAGGTTTGTAGCAACAGTAACAACCTAACTTCATCtaacttccctctctctcttcccagctcTCATATTCTCCCATTCTGTCGATGGTAACATACTCCCAAGAGTCACCGGAGAAAACTAGAATTCCCACTAAAACTTAATGAACACCTTCAAATGCTGTTTACTTGATATGTGACAATACTTTTCGAAGCTTGGCCAAATGAACAAGATTTTGTCTTAGTTCAGGCTGCTGTAACGAAATACCGTAGGTGGGGTATCTTCAATGACAGACACTTAAAtttgtcacagttctggaggctgggaggtcCGTCCAAGATCAAGGCGCCCGCCCATTGGAGGTCTCGCGAGGAACCTCTTCCTGGTTGGTAGACAGCCGTGTCCTCACATTACACAGAGAGGGCTCTGTCCCTTCTTCTTATAATGTCACATCAcgggggctccaccctcatgatccCGTCTACACCTAAGGTCCCACCTCCTCATGGCATCGTAGTAAGGACTGGGGCAAGACTACATGGGTCTTGGTTGGTGGGAGGGGGACACAAACGTCCAGTGCGCAGCGGACGCTGAGAAACGAGGGTGGGACGTGTTCTTTCTTTGTCCTCACGGGCGTGTTCTCTCGGTTCCAggtgtccccacccccagccaagaGATCCTGCGGCACACGCTGAACACGCTGGTGCGGGAGAGGAAGATCTACCCGACCCCGGACGGCTATTTCATCGTGACCCCCCAGACGTACTTCATAACGCCTTCCCTCATAAGAACTAACAGCAAATGGTACCATTTGGATGAGCGGATACCTGACCGGTCTCAGTGTACCTCCCCGCAGCCCGGCACCATAACGCCCTCCGCCTCGGGCTGCGTCAGGGAGAGGACCTTGCCCCGGAACCACTGCGACTCTTGCCACTGCTGCAGGGAAGACGCGCACAGCATGCACGCCTCCACCCTGCAGAGGAAGCCCGCCAAGGACTGCAAAGACCCCTACTGCCCCCCGTCCCTCTGCCAGGTGCCGCCCACCGAAAAGAGCAAAAGTACCGTCAACTTTTCTTACAAGACAGAAACTCTCTCGAAACCGACGAAGGACGGCGAGAAGCAGTCCAAGaagtttgggctcaagctgttccGGCTCAGTTTCAAAAAGGACAAGACCAAGCAGCTCGCCAACTTCTCTGCCCAGTTCCCCCCCGAGGAGTGGCCCCTGCGGGACGAGGACACGCCCACGACCATCCCGCgggaggtggagatggagatCATCCGGCGGATCAACCCGGACCTGACCGTGGAGAACGTCATGCGGCACACGGCGCTCATGAAGAAGCTCGAGGAGGAGAAGGCGCATCGGAGCAAAGCGGGGTCCTCTGCCCACCACAGCGGGAGGAGTAAAAAGAGCAGGACGCATCGGAAGTCCCACGGGAAGTCTCGGTCCCACAGCAAGACGCGCGTCTCCAAGGGAGACCCGTCCGACGGTTCGCACCTGGAAGTCCCGGGTGACAGGGAGTATGACTTTTGCGACCCTCTGACGAGGGCCCCCAGGGAGGGCTGCTTCATCATCGAGCACAAAGGGGAGAACTTCATTATGCACAGCAACGCCAGCGTGCTCGAGCCCCATTTCCCCATGACGCCGGAGTGGGATGTGTCCGGGGAGCTGGCCAAAAGGAGAACTGAGATGCCTTTTCCTGAACCTTCCCGGGGGAGCTCCCACTCAAAAGTGCACCGAAGCCACAGCCATACCCAGGACCGACGGTCCAGGAACGAGAGGTCCAACAAAGCCAAGGAGAGATCCAGGTCCATGGACAACTCCAAAGGCCCGCTGGGCGCGTCCTCTCTGGGGACGCCTGATGACCTGGCCGAAGGCTGCAGCCAGGACGACCAGACTCCCATCCAGTCCTACATCGACGACAGCACGCTAAGGCCCGCACAGGCTGCCGGTCATCCAAGGGCTCACATTTTGTCCACGAGCTATAAAGAGGTGTGCATTCCAGAAATAGTCGGTGGCGGCAAGGAACCTTCCAGTGCTTGTGGCCTCTTGGAGCCCGGCAAACCGCCCGAGAGTGTGCCGTCCTACGGCGAACTCAACTCTTGTCCGACGAAAGCAGCTGCCGATGACTATTTCCAGTGCAATACCTCCGGCGAGACGGTGCTCACGGCGCCATCGCCTCTGGGAAAGAACAAAGAGGACCATGACACTCTGACCCTGGCAGAAGGGGTGAAGAAACTGCCTCTGTCCGACAGGCAGACCCCGCTTTCCTCCAGGGAGCCTGTAGGGCACAAGGAGGAGTCGCCAAAGGGGCCAGGCGGGGGCCCGGCTGCTTCCGGCTCCTCGGCCGACGGGGTTGCCAATGGACGCCTCATCCAGCATCACAGCGCTGAGCCCAGCAGCCTGGACAAGAGGAAAGAGATCTTCAGCAAAGACACACTGTTCAAACCTCTTCACAGCACCTTGTCTGTAAACAGCTATCACAAATCCAGCCTGTCCCTCCTCAAATCTCACCCGAAGACACCTGTGGACATACTGCCCGGCCGTTGTGAGAAGCTGGAGCCGTCCCTAGGGACCTCGGCGGCACAAGTCCTGCCGGCCCTCCAGCGTCAGCAGGAGTCCGGGGGGAACCAGGAAGCCTCGTTTGACTATTACAACGTCTCTGATGATGACGACTCGGAGGAAGGGGCAAACAAAAACACCGAGGAGGAGAAAAACAGAGATGACGTCGGCACCATGCAGTGGCTCCtcgagagggagaaggaaagagacttGCAGAGGAAGTTTGAGAAGAACCTCACCCTCCTGACCCCCAAAGAAACCGACAGCAGCAGCCACCAGAGGACCACCCACTCGGCACGCCTGGACAGCATGGACAGCAGCAGCATCACTGTGGACAGTGGATTCAACTCCCCACGGTAGGGAGAGGCGGCgctgcacacacatacacctgccagggcctggggcttTTATGCAAATAACTTGAAACGCTTCCGGTTTCACGGTCTCAGTTCTGTGAATGAGGGTTAAGCGTTGTGGGAGTTATTATTGTTAACAACCTGTTTCTGACTTCTTTTTCAGGACTTGAAACAAATGTTTCTGCAGCTGTAGAGATCACCAATCTGGACTGGTGGGTTATTGGCTCCTTTCCTCAAACTTGCATCAGTCCAATCTAACTAAGACGAACATttcccaggatttttttttcttctatgtttatATATGCCACCGTGCTGATAAAGAAAaggattgttttgttttaagtcctTCAGAAGTTGAGCAGAAGGAGTTGTTagttggggatggggtggggtagagaaaaACTTGATTGACTCAGGACAGCGGCCCCTGTAATGAGGACATACAGTTGACTcctgaacaacatgggtttgaactgtgcaggtcAAGTTAGGGCAGATTTTTTTTCCGACAAATACTGTGAATGTATTTTCCTTacgattttcttaataacatttgatGTCCTCTAGCTGAGATAatggtaagaatacagtatactACATATAACATGCAAGTAAGTGTTACttgactgtttatgttatcaATAATGAATGTTTCCGTTCACCAGTAGGCTATtaatagttaagttttggggggagTCAAAGATTATGTGCAGATTTTTAACTGTGCAGGGGAGGTGGGTCAACATTCCTAAACCCATGTTCTTCAGGGATCAACTATAAAAGCCGATCTCAACACCTTACCAGTGGATATAGAAGCTTGTTTCCATTTAACCCCTACTTTCTGTGTGGCCCGCCCCTGTGCTCATACACTCACGTGTCTACAGAGAAGTGGGCCTTATTCCTCCCACAGAAAGATTGGAGGACTCTGTTCTGTTAGGTCAAAGCCTGTGCCCACACTGTTCTTTCTCATCCTGCCAAACTCATACAACCTAATCAGAGTCTCCTCTACTCGTAGTTCCCTCTTTTTGGTCATTCAGCGAAGGGTTGACAAGAGTTGAGAGTGTGTGAGCACGATGGCCGCGTTCTGCACACTGAAGTGGTTCAGGGGTCGAGAAAGCAAAAGAGAATCTATGCagcttcccttttttgttttttcctccttgactcttccttctttctcctcaaaGAGCAGCTCGGGACCTCATTCTCCTCCTATATTCTACTCCAGATTGGTGACTCTGAGATGCAGAAATACATACGATGGAGAGACTCACATTTCTCCTTAGCTGTGATTCCCAAGATTTCACCATATTGATAATTTTAACAAGTATCCAGATGGGATGATGTGCTTTCTAtacttgttttaattattaagaaTTATAATTAGTTCTGCTGTGATCATTTCACTGTATCTATAGATAATTTGAGGACAGAGCACTGCAAAATTAGAATTGGGAATCGTTAATCTGTCACAT
This genomic interval carries:
- the STOX2 gene encoding storkhead-box protein 2 isoform X2, with protein sequence MKKTRSTTLRRAWPSSDFSDRASDRVRSRSEKDYRLHKRFPAAFAPQASRGYMTSGDVSPISMSPISQSQFIPLGEILCLAISAMNSARKPVTQEALMEHLTTCFPGVPTPSQEILRHTLNTLVRERKIYPTPDGYFIVTPQTYFITPSLIRTNSKWYHLDERIPDRSQCTSPQPGTITPSASGCVRERTLPRNHCDSCHCCREDAHSMHASTLQRKPAKDCKDPYCPPSLCQVPPTEKSKSTVNFSYKTETLSKPTKDGEKQSKKFGLKLFRLSFKKDKTKQLANFSAQFPPEEWPLRDEDTPTTIPREVEMEIIRRINPDLTVENVMRHTALMKKLEEEKAHRSKAGSSAHHSGRSKKSRTHRKSHGKSRSHSKTRVSKGDPSDGSHLEVPGDREYDFCDPLTRAPREGCFIIEHKGENFIMHSNASVLEPHFPMTPEWDVSGELAKRRTEMPFPEPSRGSSHSKVHRSHSHTQDRRSRNERSNKAKERSRSMDNSKGPLGASSLGTPDDLAEGCSQDDQTPIQSYIDDSTLRPAQAAGHPRAHILSTSYKEVCIPEIVGGGKEPSSACGLLEPGKPPESVPSYGELNSCPTKAAADDYFQCNTSGETVLTAPSPLGKNKEDHDTLTLAEGVKKLPLSDRQTPLSSREPVGHKEESPKGPGGGPAASGSSADGVANGRLIQHHSAEPSSLDKRKEIFSKDTLFKPLHSTLSVNSYHKSSLSLLKSHPKTPVDILPGRCEKLEPSLGTSAAQVLPALQRQQESGGNQEASFDYYNVSDDDDSEEGANKNTEEEKNRDDVGTMQWLLEREKERDLQRKFEKNLTLLTPKETDSSSHQRTTHSARLDSMDSSSITVDSGFNSPRTRESLASNTSSIVESNRRQNPTLSPAHGGAGPAFNFRASTDPPTSEAEKLQKPSNCLQASVTSV
- the STOX2 gene encoding storkhead-box protein 2 isoform X5, which gives rise to MEPVQKGSGDVSPISMSPISQSQFIPLGEILCLAISAMNSARKPVTQEALMEHLTTCFPGVPTPSQEILRHTLNTLVRERKIYPTPDGYFIVTPQTYFITPSLIRTNSKWYHLDERIPDRSQCTSPQPGTITPSASGCVRERTLPRNHCDSCHCCREDAHSMHASTLQRKPAKDCKDPYCPPSLCQVPPTEKSKSTVNFSYKTETLSKPTKDGEKQSKKFGLKLFRLSFKKDKTKQLANFSAQFPPEEWPLRDEDTPTTIPREVEMEIIRRINPDLTVENVMRHTALMKKLEEEKAHRSKAGSSAHHSGRSKKSRTHRKSHGKSRSHSKTRVSKGDPSDGSHLEVPGDREYDFCDPLTRAPREGCFIIEHKGENFIMHSNASVLEPHFPMTPEWDVSGELAKRRTEMPFPEPSRGSSHSKVHRSHSHTQDRRSRNERSNKAKERSRSMDNSKGPLGASSLGTPDDLAEGCSQDDQTPIQSYIDDSTLRPAQAAGHPRAHILSTSYKEVCIPEIVGGGKEPSSACGLLEPGKPPESVPSYGELNSCPTKAAADDYFQCNTSGETVLTAPSPLGKNKEDHDTLTLAEGVKKLPLSDRQTPLSSREPVGHKEESPKGPGGGPAASGSSADGVANGRLIQHHSAEPSSLDKRKEIFSKDTLFKPLHSTLSVNSYHKSSLSLLKSHPKTPVDILPGRCEKLEPSLGTSAAQVLPALQRQQESGGNQEASFDYYNVSDDDDSEEGANKNTEEEKNRDDVGTMQWLLEREKERDLQRKFEKNLTLLTPKETDSSSHQRTTHSARLDSMDSSSITVDSGFNSPRTRESLASNTSSIVESNRRQNPTLSPAHGGAGPAFNFRASTDPPTSEAEKLQKPSNCLQASVTSV
- the STOX2 gene encoding storkhead-box protein 2 isoform X3; the protein is MEKFLQIAPHSLAIVLGPAEGPAAERSGAGPPAPPAQPRQLARHHIGYEIFADFKAENMQHFWNKKVTVAVAETFFLGWIDEQVLLIQGKEEHLEALREGWARRALRPPSGFHIRCLGDVSPISMSPISQSQFIPLGEILCLAISAMNSARKPVTQEALMEHLTTCFPGVPTPSQEILRHTLNTLVRERKIYPTPDGYFIVTPQTYFITPSLIRTNSKWYHLDERIPDRSQCTSPQPGTITPSASGCVRERTLPRNHCDSCHCCREDAHSMHASTLQRKPAKDCKDPYCPPSLCQVPPTEKSKSTVNFSYKTETLSKPTKDGEKQSKKFGLKLFRLSFKKDKTKQLANFSAQFPPEEWPLRDEDTPTTIPREVEMEIIRRINPDLTVENVMRHTALMKKLEEEKAHRSKAGSSAHHSGRSKKSRTHRKSHGKSRSHSKTRVSKGDPSDGSHLEVPGDREYDFCDPLTRAPREGCFIIEHKGENFIMHSNASVLEPHFPMTPEWDVSGELAKRRTEMPFPEPSRGSSHSKVHRSHSHTQDRRSRNERSNKAKERSRSMDNSKGPLGASSLGTPDDLAEGCSQDDQTPIQSYIDDSTLRPAQAAGHPRAHILSTSYKEVCIPEIVGGGKEPSSACGLLEPGKPPESVPSYGELNSCPTKAAADDYFQCNTSGETVLTAPSPLGKNKEDHDTLTLAEGVKKLPLSDRQTPLSSREPVGHKEESPKGPGGGPAASGSSADGVANGRLIQHHSAEPSSLDKRKEIFSKDTLFKPLHSTLSVNSYHKSSLSLLKSHPKTPVDILPGRCEKLEPSLGTSAAQVLPALQRQQESGGNQEASFDYYNVSDDDDSEEGANKNTEEEKNRDDVGTMQWLLEREKERDLQRKFEKNLTLLTPKETDSSSHQRTTHSARLDSMDSSSITVDSGFNSPRT